In the genome of Methanococcoides burtonii DSM 6242, the window CCTCATACTGTCATTGGAACAGTAGGTGGCAACAACCTGAGCATAAAAGGAAATGGATTTGATCTCTCCCTCTCCCTTGAGGAGATATCAGATGCAAGAGCATCTCTTACAAAAATGATGATGGAATAATTTTCCATCTCCCTCTTTTTATTTTAAAACTTTATGTTGAAGTTCTCTTTTTGTAAACGGTCATAATTTTTATTACCGACCTTAAGTAATTTAACGATGCGTACGTATTTATAAAACAAGTCTTATAATATATATTAACCTTTGTTTGACAGAGTATGATAATTATAACAGTATCTTTTCAGAAAAAGTATTGCAGCGACACAATATAATTGGAGAAATGTCATCAACATATATTTTTAAAAATCTATATGATAAATTAAATTGTATGCAAAAAACAGTCACTTGATGTCCATTTTCACATAATAACATATATATTTCTGTCAAATTAGGCTATTAAGTATTATCCTGCTTTTTCACCATAAACCCTGCTTGCAATTACACTTTTACTTATCACAATAATATTTGCTATCAATGGCATATCCAGTTCTATAGTATCTGTGAATTTTTCAGGATTGGAAAAGCAACGTAAGTCTAAGTGTCGATCTTGTCAGTTCATTTATTAATAATCATCTTAGCATGTTGAGCCTGCTAAATTCCGATTCTGCCAAATGGGGAAATGTCGTAATCGGTGCAAAATTGAATGGATATTACCTCGATTTGCTCGTTAAGGATGCTGGAATAGGTATGTCTTCAAAAGACATTGACCGCTTGTTCACTTTATTTGTGCAACTGGATTCTTCAAACACAAAGAAATATGGGGAACAGGTATTGGTCTTACGTTAGTGAAGAAATTTTTAGAACTACAAGGCGGGAGATTCAATGCTGACAGTGAACTCAAGAAGGGTAATATCTTTACCGTAACTTTGTCTATGGGAAGGGATGTAGTATCGACTATATGTAATGATGGGCTATGGATAAATCCTCAATATTCGGACACTAATCCAATTTAAAAATATTATGGGATGTACTGCATGATGTTGGAATCGAATCCCACTTTCAGTCTAAATATGTTGATTTTGATAGGTTTTCTACAGAGCCATATTTTTATAAATTTCATGTGTATTCTTGGTTGCATCTTAAATAATGGACTTATTCGCAACAAAAACAAGTCCTAAACTCACGTTTTCTACCCGACTGGCCTTAATATAGCGATCATCCACTCCGATCTTCTTTCCACTGTGCCATTTTCCAGAGATATGGAGTTGATCATTTTTAGAAATAATACATATTCCGGGATAAACAACGATCACTGCTTTACCATTGAGATCAGCGGAAAAGATACTTTCATATTTTCCATCGATACCACCAAATACAATCAAAAAATATATGCCGATAAATGTGGTCGCCTTCTGACATATTCGTGAATCTGTTAGGGCTTGCGAATCGAATTTCTTTTGTTCGGAAGTGTATTTGTCTTGATTCATTTATCTTCGGAACCCCCTGAGATCGCTTTATAGAGTGAGTTGTAAATTTCGCCAATTACAATAACAATCGGTATAATTATGATACTTGATCCGAGCAGTGTAATTATTGAATTAACTGCTCTTCCAATGTCGGTTTGAGGAACTATATCCCCATATCCTATAGTTGTGAGCGTTGTAATGGCCCAGTAAATACTATCTGGTATGTTGGCAAACCCGCCAGTTCTTCCTTCAATAAAGTACATCAGAACACCTGATATTATTGTTAAACTCAGAAGAGTAAATATGAATAAAACTATTTTTCGGAAACTTTCATGTAAAACTCGCGTAAAGGGACTGCTGTGCATTTGATCAAACTCCCCTAATTATTTTCACACTATTTATTCACTGGTCCGAATTGCTATAATTCCGCCAATCGTAAGTAATAGTCCAGGGAGCATCCACATCCAGAAGAATAGAGCAATTCCAAGTATGCCGGATGCTAACATTAATTTGCCACCTTTTTTCTTGTCCGTTTTAGC includes:
- a CDS encoding potassium channel family protein, with the translated sequence MHSSPFTRVLHESFRKIVLFIFTLLSLTIISGVLMYFIEGRTGGFANIPDSIYWAITTLTTIGYGDIVPQTDIGRAVNSIITLLGSSIIIIPIVIVIGEIYNSLYKAISGGSEDK